The Longimicrobium sp. genome includes a window with the following:
- the hppD gene encoding 4-hydroxyphenylpyruvate dioxygenase yields the protein MATLEPEVVRVPAIQSALQLDGIDHVELYVGNAYQAAHFYRSMFGFRPVARAGLETGVRDRLSIVMEQGDNRLVLTSGLDPDSPIARHAALHGDGVKDVAFRVRDVDFAFRTAVRRGARPVSPPQVHEDDRGRVVRATIGAPGDTVHTLVERQGYTDTLFPGFEAITDAPATRPVGFVEVDHVAVSMEQGQLDHWVAFYKDVLGFHQSHQEMVWTKHSAMNSKVVEDASGKIKFPIVEPAHNGSKSQVQEYLNFNHGAGAQHVAFLSNDIRATVRAIRENGVRFLRIPGTYYEVLEERVGAIEPALMTELQELGILVDSDDDGRLLQIFSEPIEARPTMFVEVIERQGAQGFGSGNIKALFEAVEREQERRGNI from the coding sequence ATGGCAACGCTCGAGCCGGAAGTCGTCAGGGTCCCCGCCATCCAGAGCGCGCTGCAGCTGGACGGCATCGACCATGTGGAGCTGTACGTGGGCAATGCCTACCAGGCGGCGCACTTCTACCGCAGCATGTTCGGGTTCCGCCCGGTGGCGCGAGCGGGGCTGGAGACCGGCGTGCGCGACCGGCTCTCGATCGTCATGGAGCAGGGCGACAACCGCCTGGTGCTCACCAGCGGGCTGGATCCCGATTCGCCGATCGCCCGGCACGCGGCGTTGCACGGCGACGGCGTGAAGGACGTGGCGTTCCGCGTCAGGGACGTGGACTTCGCCTTCCGGACCGCGGTGCGCCGCGGCGCCAGGCCGGTGTCGCCGCCGCAGGTGCACGAGGACGACCGCGGCCGCGTGGTGCGCGCCACCATTGGCGCGCCCGGCGACACCGTGCACACGCTGGTGGAGCGGCAGGGCTACACCGACACGCTGTTCCCCGGGTTCGAGGCCATCACCGACGCGCCGGCCACCCGCCCCGTCGGGTTCGTGGAAGTGGACCACGTGGCGGTGAGCATGGAGCAGGGGCAGCTGGACCACTGGGTCGCCTTCTACAAGGACGTGCTGGGCTTCCACCAGTCGCACCAGGAGATGGTGTGGACCAAGCACAGCGCCATGAACTCCAAGGTGGTGGAAGACGCCTCGGGGAAGATCAAGTTCCCCATCGTGGAGCCGGCCCACAACGGCAGCAAGTCGCAGGTGCAGGAGTACCTGAACTTCAACCACGGCGCCGGCGCGCAGCACGTGGCCTTCCTCTCCAACGACATCCGCGCCACGGTGCGGGCCATCCGCGAGAACGGCGTGCGCTTCCTGCGCATCCCCGGCACCTACTACGAGGTGCTGGAGGAGCGCGTTGGCGCCATCGAGCCCGCGCTGATGACGGAGCTGCAGGAGCTGGGAATCCTGGTGGACTCGGACGACGACGGGCGCCTGCTGCAGATCTTCAGCGAGCCGATCGAGGCGCGCCCCACCATGTTCGTGGAGGTCATCGAGCGGCAGGGCGCCCAGGGCTTCGGCTCCGGGAACATCAAGGCGCTGTTCGAAGCGGTGGAGCGCGAGCAGGAACGCCGCGGGAACATCTGA
- a CDS encoding PLP-dependent aminotransferase family protein has translation MIETATGAPSLRLAEWAQRSGTSALQTMLSVGTRPGTISLALGLPAPELFPAAEYGSASAAVLHENPAALQYSPPHAPLQMQVAALMAQRGVAFAPEQVFLTAGAQQGLSLLARLLLEPGGEVIAETLCYTGFQQAVEPFSPRLLTVPTDPETGMDVDAVEALLAGGARPAFIYTVPDGHNPLAVSMPPEKRVRLAELARRYGVPIVEDDPYGLLAYDGPPAHPLRALEREWVFYVGSFSKVLAPALRLGWLMVPEHLVPLLAISKEASDINTATFSQRAASRYLEGGHLPGHLSMLRREYRRRRDAMIAALEKHFPAGARWRRPAAGVFVWVELPDGLDAGDVLRVALQQGVAFVPGHAFAADGSRTGSNCMRLNFSHSTPEMIDEAVARLGRALQTAAP, from the coding sequence ATGATCGAGACCGCGACCGGCGCCCCTTCGCTGCGGCTGGCGGAGTGGGCGCAACGCTCGGGCACGTCGGCGCTGCAGACCATGCTGTCGGTGGGCACGCGCCCGGGCACGATCTCGCTGGCGCTGGGGCTTCCCGCGCCGGAGCTGTTCCCCGCCGCGGAGTATGGCAGCGCGTCGGCGGCGGTGCTGCACGAGAACCCCGCCGCCCTGCAGTACTCGCCGCCGCACGCGCCGCTGCAGATGCAGGTGGCGGCGCTGATGGCGCAGCGCGGGGTGGCGTTCGCGCCGGAGCAGGTGTTCCTGACCGCGGGGGCGCAGCAGGGGCTCAGCCTGCTCGCCCGGCTGCTGCTGGAGCCGGGCGGGGAGGTGATCGCCGAGACGCTGTGCTACACCGGCTTTCAGCAGGCGGTGGAGCCGTTCTCGCCCCGGCTGCTGACCGTGCCCACGGACCCGGAGACGGGGATGGACGTGGACGCGGTGGAGGCGCTGCTGGCCGGGGGCGCGCGCCCCGCCTTCATCTACACCGTCCCGGACGGGCACAACCCGCTGGCGGTCAGCATGCCGCCGGAGAAGCGGGTGCGGCTGGCGGAGCTGGCGCGCCGCTACGGCGTGCCGATCGTGGAGGACGACCCCTACGGCCTGCTGGCGTACGACGGCCCCCCGGCGCATCCGCTGCGGGCGCTCGAGCGCGAGTGGGTGTTCTACGTGGGGTCGTTCTCCAAGGTGCTGGCGCCGGCGCTCCGGCTGGGGTGGCTGATGGTGCCGGAGCACCTGGTGCCGCTGCTGGCGATCTCCAAGGAGGCCAGCGACATCAACACCGCCACCTTCTCGCAGCGGGCGGCGTCGCGGTACCTGGAGGGCGGGCACCTGCCGGGCCACCTGTCCATGCTGCGCCGCGAGTACCGCCGGCGCCGCGACGCGATGATCGCGGCGCTGGAGAAGCACTTTCCCGCCGGCGCGCGCTGGCGCCGTCCCGCGGCCGGCGTGTTCGTGTGGGTGGAGCTCCCGGACGGGCTCGATGCGGGCGACGTGCTGCGCGTGGCGCTGCAGCAGGGGGTGGCGTTCGTCCCCGGGCACGCCTTCGCCGCGGACGGCAGCCGCACGGGGAGCAACTGCATGCGCCTCAACTTCTCGCACTCCACCCCGGAGATGATCGACGAGGCCGTGGCGCGGCTGGGGCGCGCCCTGCAGACCGCGGCGCCCTGA